One Pseudomonas muyukensis DNA segment encodes these proteins:
- a CDS encoding SEC-C metal-binding domain-containing protein, producing the protein MTQQPHVHGPDCNHDHDHQHAHDHGHVHGPHCNHGHQEPVRNALKDVGRNDPCPCGSQKKFKKCHGA; encoded by the coding sequence ATGACCCAGCAACCCCATGTCCATGGCCCCGACTGCAACCACGATCACGACCACCAGCATGCTCATGATCACGGCCATGTGCACGGCCCGCACTGCAACCACGGCCACCAGGAGCCGGTGCGCAACGCCCTGAAGGACGTCGGCCGCAACGACCCTTGCCCATGCGGCAGCCAGAAGAAATTCAAGAAGTGCCACGGCGCCTGA
- a CDS encoding LEA type 2 family protein, giving the protein MRALARLLTLGLLLAWLAGCASWGGAAWREPQVHLLQVEPVKLRLHQQAFVLHLQVDNPNDGRLFIRNLAYSVKLGDLLLAEDQASLWRSVGGHARRTFKITAYTNLWQHLKPLAKLLKGGQPVQYQLRGELATGLIVHRDLHMTQRGEIIPGDLQPE; this is encoded by the coding sequence ATGCGCGCCCTGGCCCGCCTGCTCACCCTCGGCCTGCTCCTGGCCTGGCTGGCGGGCTGCGCCAGCTGGGGCGGCGCTGCCTGGCGCGAGCCGCAGGTGCACCTGTTGCAGGTCGAGCCGGTCAAGCTGCGCCTGCACCAGCAAGCCTTCGTCCTGCACTTGCAGGTCGACAATCCCAATGACGGCCGCCTGTTCATCCGCAACCTGGCCTATTCGGTCAAGCTCGGCGACCTGTTACTGGCCGAGGACCAGGCCAGCCTCTGGCGCAGTGTCGGCGGCCATGCAAGGCGCACCTTCAAGATCACTGCGTACACCAACCTCTGGCAGCACCTCAAGCCGCTGGCCAAGCTGCTCAAGGGCGGGCAACCGGTGCAGTACCAACTGCGCGGCGAGCTGGCCACCGGGCTGATCGTGCATCGGGACCTGCACATGACGCAAAGGGGTGAGATAATCCCCGGCGATCTTCAACCGGAGTAA
- a CDS encoding YchJ family protein has translation MSVSVCPCGSGNLLDACCGHYHGGTPAPDAQALMRSRYSAYVLGLVDYLVATTLPAQQADLDRAGIAVWSAQSTWLGLEVESAEVLGGQPEHAFVTFTARWHDQQGDHQHRERSAFVQHAGRWYFIDPTVPLKAGRNDPCPCASGQKFKKCCASYLGS, from the coding sequence ATGAGTGTCTCGGTCTGCCCTTGCGGCAGTGGCAACTTGCTCGACGCCTGCTGCGGGCATTATCACGGTGGCACCCCGGCGCCGGACGCCCAGGCCCTGATGCGCTCGCGCTACAGCGCCTACGTGCTGGGGTTGGTGGACTACCTGGTGGCCACCACCCTGCCGGCCCAGCAGGCCGACCTGGACCGCGCCGGCATTGCCGTCTGGAGCGCCCAGAGCACCTGGCTGGGGCTGGAGGTGGAAAGCGCCGAGGTGCTCGGCGGCCAGCCCGAACATGCCTTCGTCACCTTCACCGCGCGCTGGCACGACCAGCAGGGCGATCACCAGCACCGCGAGCGTTCGGCCTTCGTCCAGCATGCCGGGCGCTGGTACTTCATCGACCCGACAGTGCCCTTGAAGGCCGGGCGCAACGACCCCTGCCCCTGCGCCAGCGGGCAGAAGTTCAAGAAATGCTGCGCCAGTTACCTCGGTAGCTGA
- a CDS encoding DUF6231 family protein yields MTDAFAQRTPQQALAALLERFAPRRLLLVGTRFPALDAFAAAHPHSHIELAAPGPLPAALAGQRFDLALLVDCLEHLPKRTGLELLGGIRNLNASRVAVLADLAACGWQATDFFALALSANEKFQRDEQVLSLFTYDLHDYKQVPDWLNARFWANPENFGKYWW; encoded by the coding sequence ATGACCGACGCTTTCGCCCAACGCACACCCCAGCAGGCCCTGGCCGCCCTGCTCGAGCGCTTCGCGCCGCGCCGCCTGCTGCTGGTGGGTACGCGCTTCCCGGCGCTCGACGCCTTCGCCGCGGCCCATCCACACAGCCACATCGAACTGGCCGCGCCCGGGCCCTTGCCTGCGGCGCTGGCCGGCCAGCGTTTCGACCTGGCGCTGCTGGTCGACTGCCTGGAGCATCTGCCCAAGCGCACCGGCCTGGAGCTGCTGGGCGGCATCCGCAACCTCAATGCCAGCCGGGTCGCGGTGCTCGCCGACCTCGCCGCCTGCGGCTGGCAGGCCACGGACTTCTTTGCCCTGGCCCTCTCGGCCAACGAAAAATTCCAGCGCGACGAGCAGGTGTTGAGCTTGTTCACCTATGATCTGCATGACTACAAACAGGTCCCGGACTGGCTCAACGCCAGGTTCTGGGCCAACCCGGAAAATTTTGGCAAGTACTGGTGGTGA
- a CDS encoding OmpA family protein, whose protein sequence is MSIVRTAVPLVLLTSVLTGCAGLQKTDWPKCAAVGGVGGAALGAIESSSWAGWGALLGGGLAAGYCWAHGDGDEDGDGVPDSRDKCPGTPRGVQVDANGCPPAPAPVVEEVVVQKEEVIVIRDVRFEFDSARLTATDKERLNTVATRLKQEAPGARLSVSGHTDSVGSDSYNQKLSERRAQSVTSYLVESGVPRASFVSVVGAGETQPVADNATADGRAMNRRTEIKIQR, encoded by the coding sequence ATGAGCATAGTACGCACAGCGGTACCCCTGGTTCTGCTCACCAGTGTGTTGACTGGTTGTGCAGGTTTGCAGAAAACCGACTGGCCGAAGTGTGCTGCCGTCGGGGGTGTGGGCGGCGCGGCCCTGGGCGCGATCGAGAGTTCCAGCTGGGCCGGCTGGGGCGCCCTGCTCGGTGGCGGCCTGGCGGCTGGCTACTGCTGGGCCCATGGCGATGGCGACGAAGACGGCGATGGCGTGCCGGACAGCCGCGACAAGTGCCCGGGCACGCCGCGCGGGGTGCAGGTCGACGCCAACGGTTGCCCGCCTGCGCCTGCGCCGGTGGTCGAGGAAGTCGTGGTGCAGAAGGAAGAAGTCATCGTCATTCGCGATGTGCGCTTCGAGTTCGACTCGGCGCGCCTGACCGCCACCGACAAGGAGCGCCTCAACACCGTCGCCACGCGCCTCAAGCAGGAAGCCCCCGGCGCCCGCCTGAGCGTCAGTGGCCATACCGACAGCGTCGGCTCCGATAGCTACAACCAGAAGCTCTCCGAGCGTCGCGCCCAGTCGGTGACCAGCTACCTGGTGGAAAGCGGTGTGCCGCGTGCCAGCTTCGTTTCGGTGGTGGGTGCCGGCGAGACCCAGCCGGTGGCCGACAACGCCACGGCCGATGGCCGCGCGATGAACCGCCGCACCGAGATCAAGATCCAGCGTTGA
- a CDS encoding OmpA family protein, with protein sequence MRVLSKAALPLVVATSLLAGCATHSDGSAPLNQRTWPICSLLGGLVGGGLGAIESSSWAAGAGVAGAIAGGLICYAQDGDEDGDGVFDRRDRCPDTPAGTQVDHMGCPLPQYPASAPAPTPVATPEVITLDDQGQVLFAFDSAELTGGAQQRLHSLLPKLNDPSVTRVKVVGHTDSVGSDSYNQKLSERRASSVAEYLISQGLAPTKVTSQGRGEAEPVADNDTDEGRGHNRRVELHLN encoded by the coding sequence ATGCGTGTTTTGTCGAAGGCGGCACTGCCGCTGGTAGTGGCCACCAGCCTGCTGGCAGGTTGCGCCACCCACAGCGACGGCAGTGCGCCCCTCAATCAAAGGACCTGGCCCATCTGCAGCCTGCTGGGCGGGCTGGTCGGTGGTGGCCTGGGCGCCATCGAGAGTTCCAGTTGGGCGGCCGGCGCCGGTGTTGCCGGGGCCATTGCCGGTGGTTTGATCTGTTATGCCCAGGACGGCGACGAGGATGGTGATGGGGTCTTCGACCGCCGCGACCGCTGCCCGGACACACCGGCGGGGACGCAGGTCGATCACATGGGCTGCCCGTTGCCGCAGTACCCTGCATCGGCGCCGGCCCCGACGCCTGTGGCGACACCTGAAGTGATCACCCTGGACGATCAGGGCCAGGTGCTGTTCGCCTTCGATTCCGCCGAGCTCACCGGTGGCGCCCAGCAGCGGCTGCACAGCCTGTTGCCCAAGCTCAACGATCCCAGCGTGACCCGTGTCAAGGTGGTCGGGCACACCGACAGCGTAGGCTCGGACAGCTACAACCAGAAACTGTCCGAGCGGCGTGCCAGCAGTGTGGCCGAATACCTGATCAGCCAGGGCCTGGCGCCGACCAAGGTGACCAGCCAGGGACGTGGCGAGGCGGAGCCGGTGGCCGACAACGACACCGACGAAGGCCGCGGGCACAACCGACGGGTGGAATTGCACCTGAACTGA
- a CDS encoding DUF1145 domain-containing protein, with product MKFILGLGKALTVVFWWVVLVNLFMPQPLPFNLLINAAGVFLLGLHALEVLFFNGSLRGRSHRWFDRLQILLTGIFHVMSIPRPQEAPSHA from the coding sequence ATGAAGTTCATCCTGGGCCTGGGCAAGGCCCTGACGGTGGTGTTCTGGTGGGTGGTGCTGGTCAATCTGTTCATGCCGCAGCCCTTGCCGTTCAACCTGCTGATCAACGCCGCGGGCGTTTTCCTGCTCGGCTTGCATGCGCTCGAGGTGCTGTTTTTCAATGGCAGCCTGCGTGGGCGCAGCCATCGCTGGTTCGATCGGTTGCAGATCTTGCTGACCGGCATTTTCCACGTCATGTCCATCCCACGGCCGCAGGAGGCGCCGAGCCATGCGTAA
- a CDS encoding collagen-like protein yields MRKLMLLAALATPLAQAESLEVAAHSMLRLPNKSASVHLEQLRVADSATLLLPASLTELKIDRLELGRDARIAIAPAEHELNIVAAHAALAEGSEFSAPGAPGSYERAARPGRNLDLRLEALEAERVAIDARGGAGAPGYFGLDGANGTPGGCTWGQASRGANGDDGGNGHDGAAGGRIRLSVPEGFARERIVVRLDGGAPGKPGAAGKAGRGGASKGCLVYSTDAGANGRPGQAGQPGLAGASGELILQRL; encoded by the coding sequence ATGCGTAAATTGATGTTGTTGGCCGCATTGGCCACCCCGCTGGCCCAGGCCGAGAGCCTTGAAGTTGCCGCCCATTCGATGCTGCGCCTGCCCAACAAGTCGGCCAGCGTGCACCTGGAGCAGTTGCGGGTGGCCGATTCGGCGACCTTGCTGTTGCCGGCCAGCCTGACTGAATTGAAGATCGACCGGCTCGAACTGGGGCGTGATGCGCGCATTGCCATTGCCCCGGCCGAGCATGAGCTGAATATCGTGGCGGCGCATGCGGCGTTGGCCGAGGGCAGCGAGTTCAGCGCGCCGGGAGCGCCGGGCAGCTACGAGCGCGCGGCGCGGCCGGGGCGCAATCTGGATCTGCGCCTGGAGGCGCTGGAGGCTGAGCGGGTGGCCATCGATGCCCGGGGCGGGGCGGGAGCGCCTGGGTATTTCGGGCTCGATGGCGCCAATGGCACGCCGGGTGGTTGTACCTGGGGTCAGGCTAGCCGGGGGGCCAATGGTGATGATGGGGGCAATGGCCATGATGGCGCTGCGGGTGGGCGGATTCGCTTGAGCGTGCCTGAGGGGTTCGCCCGGGAGCGGATCGTGGTACGGCTTGATGGCGGTGCGCCGGGTAAGCCGGGGGCTGCGGGCAAGGCGGGGCGGGGTGGGGCCAGCAAGGGGTGTCTGGTCTATAGCACCGATGCGGGGGCCAATGGGCGGCCTGGGCAGGCCGGGCAGCCTGGGTTGGCTGGGGCTTCCGGGGAGTTGATTCTGCAGCGGCTTTGA
- a CDS encoding CopD family protein has translation MLAFALPYTLHVLAALVWVGGMFFAWLVLRPATVAALEGPARLRLWVEVFQRFFRWVWLAVAVLAVSGVGMIHLRFAGFETAPRYVQVMIGGGIVMFALFMRVQGLLLPELRAAVQAEDWAAGAGVLGRIRRLVGVNLLIGVLVVGVASSRVWV, from the coding sequence ATGCTTGCCTTTGCCCTGCCCTACACCTTGCATGTCCTGGCCGCCCTGGTGTGGGTCGGTGGGATGTTCTTCGCCTGGCTGGTGCTGCGCCCGGCCACGGTTGCCGCCCTCGAAGGGCCGGCGCGACTGCGCTTGTGGGTGGAGGTTTTCCAGCGGTTCTTCAGATGGGTCTGGCTGGCGGTGGCGGTGCTGGCTGTCAGTGGGGTCGGCATGATCCACCTGCGCTTTGCCGGGTTCGAGACCGCGCCTCGCTACGTGCAGGTGATGATTGGCGGGGGGATCGTCATGTTTGCGTTGTTCATGCGGGTTCAGGGGTTGTTGTTGCCCGAGCTGCGGGCGGCGGTGCAGGCCGAGGATTGGGCTGCCGGCGCTGGGGTGCTGGGGCGGATTCGGCGGTTGGTGGGGGTTAATTTGTTGATTGGGGTGTTGGTGGTGGGGGTGGCCAGTTCTCGGGTTTGGGTTTGA
- the dinG gene encoding ATP-dependent DNA helicase DinG has product MISNELKATIQGAYSRFLEAKSLKPRYGQRLMIAEVAKVLGDIACDDEGRRAGEPAVVAVEAGTGTGKTVAYSLAAIPAAKAAGKRLVIATATVALQEQIVFKDLPDLMRNSGLNFSFALAKGRGRYLCLSKLDILLQEGHAQSATAQLFEEEGFHIEVDERSQKLFNSMIEKLAGNRWDGDRDSWSEAIEDQDWARLTTDHSQCTGRHCPNFQQCVFYKAREGMGKVDVIVTNHDMVLADLALGGGAVLPDPRETMYVFDEGHHLPDKAIGHFAHYSRLRSTADWLEQTAKNLTKLLAQHPLPGDLGKYIEQVPELAREVRTQQQFMFTLCEQVADFRVGEDMEGRDRPRYRFEGGVVPEQIREVGIELKKGFARLNDLFTRLADLLKEGMDGENNIGIASHQAEEWYPLFGSLVTRAQGNWELWTAFTAEDPEDNPPMARWLTLAESGALFDIEVNASPILAAEMLRKSLWNVAHGALVTSATLTALGKFDRFRMRSGLPRDAVQCVVPSPFVHGDAGLLRVPDLGADPRDAAAHTAAIIRALPAIVEDARGALVLFSSRKQMQDVFDGLDRDWRKLVLIQGNLSKQETLNKHKARVDDGQHSVLFGLASFAEGVDLPGAYCEHVVIAKIPFAVPDDPVEAALAEWIEARGGNPFMEIAVPDASLRLIQACGRLLRTEQDRGVITLLDRRLVTQRYGKAILNALPPFRREIG; this is encoded by the coding sequence ATGATCAGCAACGAACTCAAAGCCACCATCCAGGGCGCCTATTCGCGTTTCCTCGAAGCCAAAAGCCTCAAGCCACGCTATGGCCAGCGCCTGATGATCGCCGAAGTGGCCAAGGTGCTCGGCGACATCGCCTGCGACGACGAAGGCCGCCGTGCGGGCGAGCCCGCCGTGGTGGCGGTCGAGGCCGGCACCGGTACCGGCAAGACCGTCGCCTACAGCCTCGCCGCGATCCCCGCCGCCAAGGCCGCCGGCAAGCGCCTGGTGATCGCCACCGCCACCGTCGCGCTGCAGGAGCAGATCGTCTTCAAGGACCTGCCCGACCTGATGCGCAACAGCGGGCTGAACTTCAGCTTCGCCCTGGCCAAGGGGCGTGGCCGCTACCTGTGCCTTTCCAAGCTCGACATCCTGCTGCAGGAAGGCCACGCCCAGTCGGCCACCGCGCAGCTGTTCGAGGAAGAAGGCTTCCATATCGAAGTCGACGAGCGCAGCCAGAAGCTGTTCAACAGCATGATCGAGAAGCTCGCCGGCAACCGCTGGGACGGCGACCGCGACAGCTGGTCGGAGGCCATCGAGGACCAGGACTGGGCGCGCCTGACCACCGACCACAGCCAGTGCACCGGCCGTCATTGCCCGAACTTCCAGCAGTGCGTGTTCTACAAGGCCCGTGAAGGCATGGGCAAGGTCGACGTGATCGTCACCAACCACGACATGGTCCTGGCCGACCTGGCGCTGGGCGGCGGCGCGGTGCTGCCCGACCCGCGCGAAACCATGTACGTGTTCGACGAAGGCCACCACCTGCCGGACAAAGCCATTGGCCACTTCGCCCATTACTCGCGCCTGCGCTCCACCGCCGACTGGCTGGAGCAGACCGCCAAGAACCTGACCAAGCTGCTGGCCCAGCACCCGCTGCCGGGCGACCTGGGCAAGTACATCGAGCAGGTGCCGGAGCTGGCCCGCGAGGTGCGTACCCAGCAGCAGTTCATGTTCACCCTGTGCGAGCAGGTCGCCGACTTCCGCGTCGGCGAGGACATGGAAGGCCGCGACCGCCCGCGCTACCGTTTCGAAGGCGGCGTGGTGCCCGAGCAGATCCGCGAAGTCGGCATCGAACTCAAGAAGGGCTTCGCCCGCCTCAACGACCTGTTTACCCGCCTGGCCGACCTGCTCAAGGAAGGCATGGACGGCGAGAACAACATCGGTATCGCCAGCCACCAGGCCGAGGAGTGGTACCCGCTGTTCGGCAGCCTGGTGACCCGTGCCCAGGGCAACTGGGAGCTGTGGACCGCCTTCACCGCCGAAGACCCCGAGGACAACCCGCCCATGGCGCGCTGGCTGACCCTGGCCGAGAGCGGCGCGCTGTTCGACATCGAGGTCAACGCCAGCCCCATCCTGGCCGCCGAGATGCTGCGCAAGAGCCTGTGGAACGTCGCCCATGGTGCCTTGGTGACCTCGGCGACCTTGACCGCGCTGGGCAAGTTCGACCGCTTCCGCATGCGCTCGGGGCTGCCCCGCGATGCCGTGCAGTGCGTGGTCCCCAGCCCGTTCGTGCACGGCGACGCCGGCCTGCTGCGGGTGCCCGACCTGGGCGCCGACCCGCGTGATGCCGCCGCCCACACCGCGGCGATCATCCGCGCGCTGCCAGCCATCGTCGAGGACGCCCGTGGCGCATTGGTGCTGTTCTCTTCGCGCAAGCAGATGCAAGACGTATTCGACGGCCTGGACCGCGACTGGCGCAAGCTGGTGCTGATCCAGGGCAACCTGTCCAAGCAGGAGACCCTCAACAAGCACAAGGCGCGGGTCGATGATGGCCAGCACAGCGTGCTGTTCGGCCTGGCCAGCTTCGCCGAAGGCGTCGACTTGCCGGGCGCCTACTGCGAGCACGTGGTGATCGCCAAGATCCCCTTCGCCGTGCCGGACGACCCGGTCGAGGCGGCCCTGGCCGAGTGGATCGAGGCCCGCGGCGGCAATCCGTTCATGGAAATCGCCGTGCCCGACGCCTCGCTGCGCCTGATCCAGGCCTGCGGTCGGCTGTTGCGTACCGAACAGGACCGCGGGGTGATCACCTTGCTCGACCGCCGCCTGGTCACCCAACGCTACGGCAAGGCTATCCTCAATGCACTGCCGCCCTTCCGACGGGAAATCGGCTGA
- a CDS encoding beta-galactosidase, translated as MIRRTLPVMFSLLFSAPLLAGQQTLFSFVRPASVVNVLTQDATLPQYNAEQTAEGEVLRRVVFNPVAQPTLRLAPQSGAWDWSAGQALTLRLQSGMDWALTVNVTIQSSDGRTLTSRIDLPAGPAQTVMIPLKARSPLSQGMRAGPPMPWVFEGQRLLLASSEGAADLAQVTSLSLSIPGPKVAQSLLIEKVGVQDDDLAFKAAYAELIDGYGQSTRGRWPEKIVNDEQLKAADTREQAQLKAWLAERDTLKLDAYGGVLAGPVFEAKGFFRSEKHEGRWYLVTPDGHPFYSLGVNAVAADGGRTYVAGREGMFKALPGEGDALAAFYGQGNNDDGNASSQGRGFKQGRWFDFYAGNLQRTYGKPCAQGDQAAVCPPLVVDASRWQAHTLDRLQAWGFNTLGNWSDPALGQAKRMPYTLALSIVGDYASISTGMDWWGRMPDPFDPRFAMATERAVAIAARDHRDDPWLMGYFADNELAWAAPGDDPKARYGLAYGTLRLTTDVPAKRAFLKQLRDKYRNQAGLSKAWGIELTAWELMEDPGFEAPLPNPEHPEIERDYQYFQQVFAETYFKTISDALKWHAPNHLLLGGRYAVSTPEAVKACAEFCDVLSFNFYTLKPEDGYDFARLAELDKPVLVSEFQFGSRDRGPFWPGPLEVAREEDRGPAYGNFLKAAVAQPMIVGAHWFQYLDQPASGRLLDGENGHLGLVAITDVPYAGFIEAVRRSNRQALAAFSRPAP; from the coding sequence ATGATCCGCCGTACCCTGCCTGTGATGTTCTCCCTGTTGTTCAGCGCGCCCTTGCTCGCCGGGCAACAGACGCTGTTCAGTTTCGTGCGCCCGGCCTCGGTGGTGAACGTGCTCACCCAGGACGCCACGCTGCCGCAGTACAACGCGGAACAGACAGCCGAAGGCGAGGTATTGCGACGGGTGGTGTTCAACCCGGTGGCGCAGCCGACCTTGCGCCTGGCCCCGCAGAGCGGAGCCTGGGACTGGTCGGCCGGGCAGGCCCTGACCCTGCGCCTGCAAAGCGGCATGGATTGGGCCCTGACCGTCAACGTGACGATACAGAGCAGTGACGGGCGTACCCTCACCAGCCGGATCGACCTGCCGGCCGGCCCGGCGCAGACGGTGATGATCCCGCTCAAGGCCCGCTCGCCGCTGAGCCAGGGCATGCGTGCCGGGCCGCCGATGCCCTGGGTTTTCGAAGGCCAACGCCTGCTGTTGGCCAGCAGTGAAGGGGCGGCGGACCTGGCGCAGGTCACGTCGCTCAGCCTGAGCATCCCGGGGCCGAAGGTGGCACAGAGCCTGCTGATCGAGAAAGTCGGCGTGCAGGATGACGACCTGGCCTTCAAGGCCGCCTATGCCGAGCTGATCGATGGCTACGGCCAGTCAACCCGTGGCCGCTGGCCGGAAAAGATCGTCAACGACGAGCAGCTCAAGGCTGCCGACACCCGCGAGCAGGCACAGCTCAAGGCCTGGCTGGCCGAGCGCGACACGCTCAAGCTGGATGCCTACGGCGGCGTGCTGGCCGGCCCGGTGTTCGAGGCCAAGGGCTTCTTCCGCAGCGAGAAGCACGAGGGCCGCTGGTACCTGGTGACCCCGGACGGGCACCCGTTCTATTCGCTGGGCGTCAACGCCGTGGCCGCCGACGGCGGGCGCACCTATGTCGCCGGGCGCGAGGGCATGTTCAAGGCCCTGCCGGGTGAAGGCGACGCGCTGGCGGCGTTTTATGGCCAGGGCAACAATGACGATGGCAATGCTTCGTCCCAGGGCCGTGGTTTCAAGCAGGGGCGCTGGTTCGACTTCTATGCCGGCAATCTCCAGCGCACCTACGGCAAACCCTGTGCGCAAGGTGACCAGGCCGCGGTGTGCCCACCCTTGGTGGTGGATGCGTCCCGCTGGCAGGCCCATACCCTCGATCGCCTGCAAGCCTGGGGCTTCAATACCCTGGGCAACTGGAGCGACCCGGCGCTGGGCCAGGCCAAGCGCATGCCCTACACCTTGGCGCTGTCGATCGTCGGCGATTACGCCAGCATCAGCACCGGCATGGATTGGTGGGGCCGCATGCCCGACCCGTTCGACCCGCGTTTCGCCATGGCCACCGAGCGCGCCGTGGCCATCGCCGCCCGCGATCACCGCGACGACCCCTGGCTGATGGGCTACTTTGCCGACAACGAACTGGCCTGGGCCGCGCCGGGCGACGACCCCAAGGCCCGCTATGGCCTGGCCTACGGCACCTTGCGCCTGACCACCGATGTGCCGGCCAAGCGCGCCTTCCTCAAGCAGTTGCGTGACAAGTATCGCAACCAGGCCGGCTTGTCCAAGGCCTGGGGAATCGAATTGACCGCCTGGGAACTGATGGAAGACCCAGGTTTCGAGGCGCCCCTGCCCAACCCCGAGCACCCGGAAATCGAGCGTGACTACCAGTATTTCCAGCAGGTGTTCGCCGAAACCTACTTCAAGACCATTTCCGATGCGCTGAAGTGGCATGCGCCCAATCACTTGTTGCTGGGTGGCCGTTACGCGGTGAGCACGCCCGAGGCGGTCAAGGCCTGCGCCGAGTTCTGCGACGTGCTGAGTTTCAACTTCTATACCCTCAAGCCCGAGGACGGCTACGATTTCGCCCGCCTGGCCGAGCTGGACAAGCCGGTGCTGGTGTCCGAGTTCCAGTTCGGCTCCCGCGACCGTGGCCCGTTCTGGCCTGGCCCGTTGGAAGTGGCCCGCGAGGAAGACCGCGGCCCGGCGTATGGCAATTTCCTCAAGGCCGCAGTGGCCCAGCCGATGATCGTCGGCGCGCACTGGTTCCAGTACCTGGATCAACCCGCCAGCGGGCGCCTGCTCGATGGCGAGAATGGGCACCTGGGGCTGGTGGCGATCACCGATGTGCCCTATGCGGGCTTCATCGAAGCGGTGCGTCGCAGCAACCGACAAGCGCTCGCTGCGTTCAGCAGGCCCGCACCCTAG
- a CDS encoding serine hydrolase domain-containing protein: MQIQGHYELKFEAVREAFAALFEDPQERGAALCIQVGGQTVVDLWAGSADKDGREAWHSDTIANLFSCTKTFTAVTALQLVGEGKLALDAPVARYWPEFAQAGKEQVTLRQLLSHRAGLPAIRELLPAEALYDWQAMVDALAAEAPWWHPGSEHGYAAITYGWLIGELIRRADGRGPGDSIVARTAKPLGLDFHVGLADEEFHRVAHIARGKGNPGDAAAQRLLQVTMREPEALSTRAFTNPPAILTSTNKPEWRRMQQPAANGHGNARSLAGFYAGLLDGSLLESELLDELTREHSLGQDRTLLTQTRFGLGCMLDQPDVANATFGLGARAFGHPGAGGSVGFADPEHDVAFGFVTNTLGPYVLMDPRAQRLVRTLGTCL, translated from the coding sequence GTGCAGATCCAGGGTCACTATGAGCTGAAGTTCGAGGCGGTGCGCGAGGCCTTCGCCGCGTTGTTCGAGGATCCCCAGGAGCGTGGTGCCGCGCTGTGCATCCAGGTCGGCGGGCAAACCGTGGTCGACCTCTGGGCCGGCAGTGCCGACAAGGATGGCCGCGAGGCCTGGCACAGCGACACTATCGCCAACCTGTTCTCCTGCACCAAGACCTTCACCGCCGTCACCGCCCTGCAACTGGTGGGCGAGGGCAAGCTGGCCCTCGACGCGCCCGTGGCGCGCTACTGGCCCGAGTTCGCCCAGGCCGGCAAGGAGCAGGTGACCTTGCGCCAGCTGCTCAGCCACCGCGCAGGCCTACCAGCCATTCGCGAGCTGCTGCCGGCCGAGGCCCTGTACGACTGGCAGGCGATGGTCGACGCCCTGGCCGCCGAAGCCCCCTGGTGGCACCCCGGTAGCGAGCATGGCTACGCCGCCATTACCTATGGCTGGCTGATTGGCGAGCTGATTCGCCGCGCCGATGGCCGTGGCCCGGGCGACTCCATCGTCGCTCGTACTGCCAAGCCGCTGGGCCTGGACTTCCATGTCGGCCTGGCGGATGAAGAATTCCACCGCGTGGCGCATATCGCCCGCGGCAAGGGCAACCCTGGCGATGCCGCGGCCCAGCGCCTGCTGCAGGTCACGATGCGCGAACCCGAGGCGCTGTCGACCCGGGCCTTCACCAACCCACCGGCCATCCTCACCAGCACCAACAAACCTGAGTGGCGGCGCATGCAGCAGCCGGCGGCCAATGGCCACGGCAACGCCCGCAGCCTGGCGGGCTTCTACGCCGGCCTGCTCGACGGCAGCCTGCTCGAATCCGAACTGCTTGACGAGTTGACCCGCGAGCACAGCCTCGGCCAGGACCGTACCCTGCTGACCCAGACCCGCTTCGGCCTGGGCTGCATGCTCGACCAGCCGGATGTGGCCAATGCCACCTTCGGGCTGGGCGCCCGTGCCTTCGGCCACCCAGGCGCGGGTGGCTCGGTCGGTTTCGCCGACCCCGAACACGACGTGGCCTTCGGCTTCGTCACCAATACCCTGGGCCCCTACGTGCTGATGGATCCGCGCGCACAGCGACTGGTGCGCACCCTTGGCACTTGCCTTTGA